ACTTAAATCATTAGCAGAAGAATTTGGTCCGTCGAAAGATTCTATTGCTATTTGGCTTAAACAAGCTACCCCAATCATGATCAAGGGTCAGTCAAAGACTTTAAAAGACGTCAAGCAACTAGAGAAGCGCCTCGCTATTTTGGAGGAAGAAAACGAAATTTTATCACACATAGCCTGACAGGCATTGAGCGGCCATCTTACTAGCCAAAAAATAGTCCGTAATGTGGGATTGCCGCTCGTTAACCAATTTTTAGCACAAGGCTACGCGCTTGTGCGTATTTTAAGTGCACTTAAAATCAAACCTAGTACCTATTACAACTGGCGCCATTGGCAGCCCAGTCGACAAGAAAAGCGTAGAGAATCTCTAAAACCTTATATTTTAGACGTTTGGAAAACCTTTAAATTTTATGGTTATCGCCGTATCGCTGCTTATAGTCAACAAACCGACGGTCCGAAAGTATCTGGGTATATGACACTCAAATTGATGCGTGAATTAGGGATTAAATCCCGCATGCAAAAACGTTATCGCAAGCCAAAAACTGTGGTGACTGTTGATCAAAAGCCCAATTTGATTAGACACTTGCATGATTTGAGCGGTGTTTGGCAAACAGATATCACTTATATTCAGTTGACTAATCACAGATGGGTCTATTTAGCGACCGTTTTGGATCCTGAGAAGAGAAAAGTATTGGGCTATAAAATTGGCGATACAATGACAGCCGAGCTAGCCACAAGTGCCTTACAGATGGCTTTAGATAAGCATCGAAAGCCATTAATTATTCATTCAGATATGGGGTCACATACACGAGTGCTGAATTTAATATTAAATGTCAAAATTATGGCTTGAAACATTCATATTCACTCAAAGGACATCCATACGATAATGGCCGTATGGAAGCATTTCATTCAATATTGAAACGTGAAGAGGTGTATTTGAAGGCATACGAAACATTAACGCAAGTCCAAGCAGCCATTGGTTGGTATATCAATTTTTATAATCGCAATCGTATCTCAAATGTTGCCTAAGTAACTGAATAAAAATAGTCCAATTTATTGACTTCTGAGCAAAAAAAGGCGCTCTGTTGCTCGTAGGGCGCTTCTGCAAGTTCTTCAGGTAAAAGTAACAATCCAAGTGGCTAACGCCTTCACATCGTCTCTTTTCATGCAATAAACGTCATTTAAACGCGCATTGAAACGTGACAGCATATCTGAACCATCCGCCATGAGCTCTTGATTCAGATAGGTTTTCGACACATCAATTTCTTTGTTAGTGTGATGGTCAGTTTTACGTTCAAAATGGACTGCTAAACCAGGGACTGCGCCACGCGTATTTTTCTTTAAATGCGCCATCAAAAATGCCTCCTCGAAAAAGGTTTTCCAAGACCAGTATAACACCGTTAAAAATCTGGTATAGCCTGTTATACCAAAATTCTATTTTGGACAGGCTCTGCGAGGCGCGTCATCGACAAGCGATGACCGTAGCGTTTCCCCTTCCTGCTGGGGAAACTGCTATTTTACAGCGCCACTTATCCGGCTTGTAAAACCTCCGGCGGGTCACGCCGTGACAGGGCAATTTATCATTGCAGGATCACTTTCAGTGAGAGCATGTCATGCAGAACGTTACCCGCGTGGGGCAAGCTGATGTCAGCTTAACCACATTAAAATAATCGGTAAACGTAAGTGTATAATAACAAAAAAATTGTAGTGGACTATCGCAATTAATAGGTGTTATACAATAAAAGCAAACAAAAAGGCACCCTTAAGGTGCCCACATTATTTTAACGATCATTAAGATCATCAAAATAACGTTTGATTGCGAACGTCACAACAGCAACACAGATTGCGTTAAACAATTGTGTGAGTTCTTGAAAAAAGTAAATCATGGAGTCTAAACCTCCTTGCCGTTGCAGTTATAGTAGGAAACAACAGCTTTTTAAGTATATCATGTTTTGAAATACCAATAATATAATGTTATAATGTTAATAGAAGAAAGTACATGGAGACTAACCTCTCTAGTAAAAAGGGCTAGTGCGTAGGAACACCAGCTCTTTTTGTTTGTCTTTTTTTTTTGAAGCAAGTTTCCTTTCAGGGCAAGACAGTGTATAATTATAAACAATAACTGCCATGAAACAGCTCTGCTGTTTCAAAGGCTTGGGCCAGTACGCTGGTCAAGCCTGGTGGCCCACTTTAAAATACAGTGACGCTGATAGTATGATGGCTGGACTGTTATTTTTGACAATTAAAGACGCTTCAAAAAATTTCTTTAACCCCCAAATCACTAATAGGGGGGGTTAAATTTACAAAAAAGCCAACAGGCAAACAACCCTCATGCTTACGGGGCGTAG
The DNA window shown above is from Leuconostoc mesenteroides subsp. mesenteroides ATCC 8293 and carries:
- a CDS encoding transposase — its product is MSIRYSQDFKDSLVKLHQEGRSLKSLAEEFGPSKDSIAIWLKQATPIMIKGQSKTLKDVKQLEKRLAILEEENEILSHIA
- a CDS encoding DDE-type integrase/transposase/recombinase, whose amino-acid sequence is MGLPLVNQFLAQGYALVRILSALKIKPSTYYNWRHWQPSRQEKRRESLKPYILDVWKTFKFYGYRRIAAYSQQTDGPKVSGYMTLKLMRELGIKSRMQKRYRKPKTVVTVDQKPNLIRHLHDLSGVWQTDITYIQLTNHRWVYLATVLDPEKRKVLGYKIGDTMTAELATSALQMALDKHRKPLIIHSDMGSHTRVLNLILNVKIMA
- a CDS encoding IS3 family transposase yields the protein MEAFHSILKREEVYLKAYETLTQVQAAIGWYINFYNRNRISNVA